A part of Colletotrichum higginsianum IMI 349063 chromosome 11, whole genome shotgun sequence genomic DNA contains:
- a CDS encoding EC21 protein: MRPASPAYLAYLFLLRQWPFFASCFEVPDSSNLSSWSLPSCFAPCMRTWCGIFLEGADLINNTACICNETVGKVFNDVTNTCLQDKSDCSSREYWSVLLSLPAFSHIYGTLLHAITTSSPVLCRRLTSNPFDLSWVPHFGFQNFKFSSGSHNEYADKCGFGKVIEEFKDNPSYVPHIATIVGVETICLGVRLASKVYRFTSWGLDDFLIVAAYIPSVATLPLTIIKARVGYNPNFWTLKFDNITLFSKANIAYSILCTVSLGLTKLSFVLFLLRIFSTCSKKYKWVLWGTIMLIVCLTLSFILNQFLMCNRASCLWENTMEPLQGCRCHDAWEGTGGFPAMNAALDVWLIILPVSQVVRTGWHWRQKCHAAAIFGLGFLPAIAAVMRVVSVLLRDNSAGSDPLDLQLWYALESATAFIVACPYHSR; encoded by the exons ATGCGTCCGGCCTCACCTGCGTATTTGGCCTATCTGTTCCTACTCCGACAGTGGCCCTTCTTCGCTTCGTGCTTTGAGGTCCCCGATTCGTCCAACCTGTCTTCCTGGAGCCTGCCGTCCTGTTTT GCACCATGCATGCGCACATGGTGCGGCATCTTTCTTGAGGGCGCTGATCTGATTAATAACACCGCGTGCATCTGCAACGAGACAGTCGGCAAAGTCTTTAACGATGTAACCAACACCTGTCTTCAAGACAAGTCGGATTGCAGCAGTCGGGAGTATTGGAGTGTGTTACTATCCCTCCCCGCATTCTCACACATATACGGCACCCTCTTGCATGCCATCACAACAAGTTCGCCTGTTTTGTGCCGCAGACTGACATCGAATCCATTCGACCTCAGCTGGGTACCGCATT TCGGGTTTCAAAACTTCAAATTCTCTAGTGGCTCTCATAATGAG TATGCCGATAAATGCGGTTTCGGGAAAGTGATCGAGGAGTTCAAAGATAACCCTAGCTACGTCCCGCACATTGCCACCATCGTGGGAGTCGAAACTATATGTTTGGGCGTCCGCCTAGCCTCCAAGGTCTATCGCTTTACGTCATGgggcctcgacgacttcCTCATTGTGGCAGCTTAC ATCCCTTCCGTCGCTACCTTACCACTCACAATTATAA AGGCTCGAGTCGGATACAATCCAAACTTCTGGACCCTCAAATTTGACAATATCACGCTCTTTAGCAAAGCAAATATTGCTTACAGCATACTTTGCACTGTATCGCTTGGCCTTACCAAACTATCATTTGTGTTGTTTCTGTTGCGTATATTTTCTACATGCAGTAAAAAGTACAAGTGGGTACTTTGGGGTACTATCATGCTCATAGTCTGCCTCACCCTGAGTTTCATACTCAACCAATTTCTTATGTGTAACCGCGCCTCGTGTTTGTGGGAAAACACAATGGAGCCGTTGCAGGGATGCAGGTGCCATGACGCGTGGGAAGGAACGGGGGGCTTTCCAGCCATGAATGCGGCGCTGGATGTTTGGT TGATAATCCTACCGGTGAGTCAGGTGGTTAGAACGGGATGGCACTGGAGGCAAAAGTGTCACGCTGCGGCTATATTCGGTCTTGGGTTCCT ACCAGCAATTGCTGCAGTAATGCGAGTGGTGAGCGTACTTCTGCGCGATAATTCTGCAG GTTCGGATCCTTTGGACTTACAGCTGTGGTATGCTCTAGAGTCTGCTACAGCCTTCATTGT GGCCTGCCCCTACCACTCTCGATAA
- a CDS encoding Beta-1,4-glucosidase, which produces MTTSSLISDGMEGLDYSRSPQLVAEDNNGSFGPSHVIQPKSEHTHTAIILHGRGSCGEEFLQELVASTLSDDCTLIDKLPGWRWVFPSSKKLWSIAFQEYMPAWFEAHSLTDPTARQDLQVEGLCESIDYISQVMEGEVARLGGNQKRLVLGGISQGAAVGMWALFCQRDQTTGLGGFFAASTWLPFAADVEEILAGQKPLPKKGPDTENMAPKDVLLSMIPTVAGRLRLGILEQTSIFMGHGVDDAYVDVKLGRQAARVLKQGGGKVEWKEYEGAEEEGHWFRVPDEMDDITTFISECDVKSKCKKNKKFNPAETNEEPSRAYGEYAIRSTLRRLGYRRYVARQKPLLSEATRQKRLAWALAHVNWPLEEWKRILWTDETWVLGSHGKAYTPKRRQGWMFWGSFAGSMKGPGIVWDMESWGTITAEAYQQHIVPLIHGFISLLEQEGSLKSRRIILMEDGAPPHSAASTLKELASRGIEVIDFPPYSPDLNPMEPCWNWMKEYIQLHYGHRQSSRDILYGWVQEAWDALPEDYCGQLLESMGQRFQAVIDANGGITRF; this is translated from the exons ATGACGACTTCTTCATTGATTTCAGACGGCATGGAAGGCCTCGACTACAGTCGATCCCCGCAGTTAGTCGCCGAAGATAACAACGGGTCTTTTGGGCCCAGTCACGTCATACAGCCCAAGTCCGAGCACACCCACACTGCAATTATTTTACACGGACGCGGCAGTTGCGGTGAGGAGTTTCTTCAGGAACTTGTTGCATCAACTCTTTCCGATGACTGCACCCTCATAGACAAACTGCCCGGTTGGCGATGGGTATTCCCTTCCTCGAAGAAACTATGGAGCATTGCTTTTCAAGAATATATGCCTGCTTGGTTTGAAGCACACTCTCTAACAGACCCTACCGCGCGGCAAGATTTGCAAGTCGAAGGGCTTTGTGAGTCGATAGACTATATCTCTCAAGTTATGGAAGGGGAGGTTGCGCGACTTGGCGGCAACCAAAAAAGATTAGTCCTTGGCGGAATCAGCCAGGGTGCTGCGGTTGGGATGTGGGCTCTGTTCTGCCAGCGAGATCAAACTACAGGATTGGGGGGATTCTTTGCCGCTAGTACTTGGCTCCCATTTGCGGCTGATGTTGAAGAAATCCTGGCTGGTCAGAAGCCGCTGCCTAAAAAGGGTCCTGATACAGAAAACATGGCACCTAAGGATGTGTTACTTAGCATGATACCAACGGTGGCTGGACGTCTCCGTCTAGGCATTTTGGAACAAACTTCGATCTTCATGGGCcacggcgttgacgacgcATACGTGGACGTGAAATTGGGTCGACAGGCAGCACGTGTCCTGAAGCAAGGGGGAGGAAAGGTTGAATGGAAGGAGTACGAaggggcggaggaggaggggcatTGGTTCAGGGTGCCAGACGAGATGGATGACATCA CTACGTTTATAAGT GAGTGCGACGTTAAGAGCAAATGCAAAAAGAATAAGAAGTTTAACCCCGCAGAAACCAATGAGGAACCGTCCAG GGCCTATGGAGAGTATGCTATTCGGAGCACCCTTCGACGCCTTGGATATAGGCGATATGTGGCCAGGCAGAAGCCTCTGCTTTCTGAAGCAACCCGTCAGAAACGCCTGGCCTGGGCTCTGGCCCATGTCAACTGGCCCCTTGAGGAATGGAAAAGGATCCTCTGGACTGATGAGACTTGGGTCCTTGGCAGCCATGGGAAGGCCTAT ACGCCTAAGAGAAGGCAAGGCTGGATGTTCTGGGGGTCCTTTGCAGGCAGCATGAAGGGCCCAGGCATAGTATGGGATATGGAGAGCTGGGGGACTATCACTGCTGAGGCCTATCAGCAGCATATTGTCCCCCTCATCCATGGGTTCATTTCTCTGCTGGAGCAGGAGGGCAGTCTGAAGAGCAGGAGGATTATCCTTATGGAGGATGGTGCCCCCCCTCACTCTGCAGCTAGCACTCTAAAGGAGCTGGCCAGCAGGGGCATAGAGGTCATCGACTTCCCCCCGTACTCTCCAGATCTCAACCCTATGGAGCCATGCTGGAACTGGATGAAGGAGTATATCCAGCTTCACTATGGGCATCGTCAGTCATCTCGTGATATCCTCTATGGATGGGTACAGGAGGCATGGGACGCACTTCCAGAGGACTATTGCGGGCAGCTCCTAGAGAGTATGGGACAGAGATTCCAGGCAGTGATTGATGCGAATGGTGGGATTACTAGATTCTAA